In Bacteroidota bacterium, a single genomic region encodes these proteins:
- a CDS encoding T9SS type A sorting domain-containing protein, protein MKNNYFTLITRNFSNNVLRIQLVLLFLFSGAKLVAQDANALKVWTDIPETEIVNKADRFTIPSAYRTLHINKIELQNQLASAPNEPANTADLRNGQLFYLPFPDGSFQKFQIFEYNVMHPDLAAKYPEIKTYTGVGLDDKSAKIKLDFTPHGFHALVLSPKGTIVIDPYSKGTTEEYISYDKKNAPSSSPFQCETSNEIISKKAIESNLTALRTSGANLRTYRLALACTGEYAAFHGGTTPLALAAMVTSVNRVNGVYESEVAIRLVLIANNNLLVYTNAATDPYTNNSGSTMLGENQNNLTTIIGTANFDIGHVFSTGGGGVAGLGVICNAGNKARGVTGMNAPIGDNFDIDYVAHEMGHQFGGNHTFNSVTGSCSGNRSTNSAYEPGSGITIMAYAGICGADDLAPHSIPYFSTRSFDEIVIYSTTSTGNTCPVTTATGNTAPNVTSMGANKSIPISTPFTLTGAGTDADNDPLTFSWEQFDLGTAGAWNANLASAPLFRPFSPTTSPSRTFPQISDIVNNVTSIGEILPNVARTLHFRLTARDNKSGGAGVMHPDTTLSINVVNNGGAFAVTAPNTAVSWIGNSTQTVTWNVSGTTAAPISTANVNILLSTDGGFTYPTLVLANTPNDGSQIITVPNSPTTTARIKVEAVDNVYFDISNTNFTITAPTIPDYTLSVTPGTQNVCVNVAAVYTINTSSILGYTGAITLTASSLPPGASALFSPNPITPGASSTLTLSNLTLGGAYTFNVDAASASSNKNFSTGLTVFDSPGNFSLQTPANNATGQSVLPTLTWTSSANALSYDLEIATNAGFTIGLQTFNGINTNSYTLASSLSSSTVYFWRVRAVNSCFTGNFSSGFSFTTSNVYCTTFNSTNIPLAISATGAPTITSNLVIPFTGTISDINLVNVTGTHSWINDLTFTLRSPGAVNDIVLQNICASEDNFNVNFDDEAANLYTALPCPPTSGLFYKPKNPLSIYDGTALSGTWQLIVNDIADQDGGSLATWGLNVCYTPICNLLVNVTPVNASCPAVCDGTASAVISNGIAPYVYAWSNGQSSATASGLCVQNYSLTVSDAQGCSVSQNFSVGTNGSVPSQPASFTASTSSVCVGQTNVTYTVPSVAGVTYTWSYSGTGASISGTGNSISIDFSLSATSGDLTVTPSNACGNGIALQMSITVSSGINWYLDADLDGYYTGSPIASCSSPGSGYTSVLPPNGSGDCDDANINVHAFPAASTISANGPLTFCEGESVTLLGNTSGGEWNTTETSNAINVISSGTYFVINSNSCGNTNSNSIVVTVTPASIAPVGVTAASPYNYGFENATPPAVFCGMIISNDNFPADIEKWHTSTQAPHSGNNHMAINANADGVSAKEDWFFTAPLTLLAGKSYRISFWYRSTNAAKLEKLQVFTGLLADAANMQINAPLYSKNNIQNTSYSIDSSSAFIPSFSGTYYFGFHAFSAANQANLFVDDIQVKEVSTTNLNPIYCTTIPSLYSQIFVQPVPGASNYRFKIVGSGAQASYNYEHYRNNANPDYRLKWAPGVIYGYTYDVSVAYFKNGVWSPYGASCPVSLGAFPTIKLRNNPLTPGQCNYTISDLNAQLFTDSLSGANDYMYKIVENNSGNSYNYDHTWQRYSGNLDYRLVWAYQTSPLIDRVRFGYKYDVQTRALVGKTNAAFGNRPGEWGNYGATCELDLSTNSPTTSLSNCNILLSSLNQQIFTTPVNGATNYEYEFTAPGYTAVVYRGNGNTDFRLIWIPTSPAVPGGPRYATTYSVRVKPYVGGVWLNYGAACTVTTPAAPSTTILGICGTTLSSGQFSSTISCTAVPGASMYSYRITNVGGVAYSKVFYNFNPNNTFSLARTLACCGQQNLLPNATYTIEVAYYAGVWSAYGPACTFTTGTTVPRYSPFESNSVTIDENSFNLSIYPNPSLASEGISIELNSTNFKNQEAELVIYSAMGKKVYNNSFMITEGSSFAYQPNIRLAAGVYMAEVHILESVHYQKFVVK, encoded by the coding sequence ATGAAAAATAACTACTTCACTTTAATTACGCGCAATTTCAGCAACAATGTGTTGCGTATTCAACTCGTATTACTATTTCTTTTTAGTGGTGCGAAATTAGTTGCGCAAGATGCAAATGCATTAAAAGTTTGGACCGATATTCCTGAAACTGAAATAGTAAATAAAGCCGATCGGTTTACAATTCCTAGTGCATACCGCACGCTTCACATCAATAAAATAGAATTGCAAAATCAACTTGCAAGCGCACCAAATGAGCCTGCAAATACTGCAGATCTGAGGAATGGACAACTATTTTACCTTCCCTTTCCGGATGGCAGCTTCCAAAAATTTCAGATTTTCGAGTACAATGTGATGCATCCCGATTTGGCCGCTAAATATCCTGAAATAAAAACATATACCGGTGTTGGATTAGATGACAAAAGCGCAAAAATAAAACTGGATTTTACTCCACATGGTTTCCATGCACTGGTGCTTTCACCGAAAGGAACCATTGTTATTGATCCCTATTCTAAAGGAACTACAGAAGAGTATATCAGTTATGATAAAAAAAATGCACCGTCAAGCTCACCTTTTCAATGCGAAACATCAAACGAAATAATTTCAAAAAAAGCAATAGAGTCTAACCTCACTGCATTACGCACTTCCGGCGCCAATTTGCGCACCTACCGTTTGGCGCTAGCTTGCACAGGCGAATATGCTGCTTTTCACGGTGGTACAACTCCGCTTGCACTTGCTGCTATGGTTACTTCCGTAAACCGCGTTAACGGAGTATATGAAAGTGAAGTAGCCATTCGATTGGTACTGATAGCAAATAACAATTTACTTGTTTATACCAATGCTGCAACCGATCCCTACACCAATAACAGCGGTAGTACCATGCTTGGAGAAAACCAAAATAATCTTACAACCATTATTGGTACCGCCAATTTCGATATTGGACATGTATTTAGCACCGGGGGTGGTGGCGTTGCCGGACTCGGTGTTATTTGCAATGCTGGTAATAAAGCGCGCGGTGTTACCGGAATGAATGCTCCAATTGGTGATAATTTCGACATTGATTACGTCGCGCATGAAATGGGACACCAGTTCGGTGGAAACCATACCTTTAATAGTGTAACCGGAAGTTGTAGTGGAAATAGATCTACTAATTCAGCATACGAACCAGGAAGTGGAATTACAATTATGGCCTATGCCGGTATTTGTGGTGCCGATGATTTGGCACCACATAGTATTCCTTATTTTAGCACAAGAAGTTTCGACGAAATTGTAATTTACTCCACCACTTCTACCGGCAATACTTGTCCTGTTACCACAGCAACCGGAAATACAGCTCCAAATGTTACCAGCATGGGCGCCAATAAATCAATTCCTATTTCCACACCTTTTACTTTAACAGGTGCAGGCACAGATGCCGATAACGATCCGCTTACCTTTTCATGGGAACAATTCGATTTAGGAACTGCCGGTGCTTGGAATGCCAACCTTGCCTCAGCTCCTCTGTTCCGGCCATTTAGCCCCACAACTTCTCCATCACGCACTTTTCCGCAGATTTCAGACATTGTAAATAACGTGACAAGTATTGGTGAAATATTGCCCAATGTGGCACGTACCCTACACTTTCGACTAACCGCAAGAGATAATAAGAGCGGTGGTGCCGGTGTAATGCATCCGGATACAACTTTATCGATTAATGTGGTGAACAATGGGGGAGCCTTCGCAGTGACTGCTCCAAATACAGCTGTTTCTTGGATTGGGAATTCAACTCAAACAGTTACTTGGAATGTAAGTGGAACCACTGCAGCACCTATTAGTACTGCGAATGTTAATATTTTGCTTTCTACCGATGGAGGTTTCACTTATCCTACCCTAGTTTTAGCGAACACTCCAAATGATGGTTCTCAAATAATTACTGTTCCAAATTCTCCTACCACTACTGCACGTATTAAAGTGGAAGCAGTTGACAATGTTTATTTCGATATCAGTAATACTAATTTTACCATCACCGCGCCCACCATTCCGGATTACACACTTTCTGTAACTCCCGGTACACAAAATGTGTGTGTGAATGTTGCTGCCGTTTATACTATTAATACCTCTTCTATTTTAGGATACACAGGTGCGATTACCTTAACTGCAAGCTCTTTACCTCCTGGAGCTTCCGCATTATTTAGCCCCAATCCAATAACTCCCGGGGCAAGCAGTACACTCACACTTTCTAATTTAACTCTTGGTGGTGCTTATACTTTTAATGTAGATGCTGCATCTGCCAGCTCTAACAAAAATTTTAGTACCGGATTAACCGTTTTTGATAGCCCCGGAAATTTTAGTTTGCAAACCCCTGCTAATAATGCAACGGGCCAAAGTGTGCTCCCAACATTAACATGGACTTCAAGTGCAAATGCTTTAAGCTATGATCTAGAAATCGCCACAAATGCTGGTTTTACAATAGGATTGCAAACGTTTAACGGTATTAACACAAACAGCTATACCCTAGCAAGTTCACTCAGCTCATCTACCGTTTACTTTTGGCGAGTACGTGCTGTTAATTCTTGTTTTACCGGAAACTTTAGTTCAGGATTTAGCTTTACAACTTCAAATGTGTACTGCACCACATTTAACAGTACAAATATTCCTCTTGCAATTTCAGCTACTGGAGCTCCAACAATTACTTCCAATTTGGTTATTCCGTTTACTGGAACGATTTCCGATATTAATTTAGTAAACGTAACCGGTACTCACTCGTGGATAAACGATTTAACTTTTACGCTAAGAAGTCCGGGTGCTGTGAACGATATTGTGTTGCAAAATATTTGTGCAAGTGAGGATAATTTTAATGTAAATTTTGACGACGAAGCTGCAAACCTTTATACAGCTTTACCTTGCCCACCAACAAGCGGACTGTTTTATAAACCAAAAAATCCGCTAAGCATTTATGATGGAACTGCCTTATCGGGTACGTGGCAATTAATTGTTAACGATATTGCTGATCAAGATGGTGGTAGCCTAGCTACGTGGGGTTTAAATGTTTGCTATACTCCTATTTGTAATTTACTTGTAAACGTTACTCCGGTAAACGCATCCTGTCCTGCCGTTTGCGATGGTACCGCAAGTGCTGTTATTTCAAATGGAATTGCACCCTATGTGTACGCATGGTCAAATGGACAAAGTTCCGCAACCGCCAGTGGATTATGTGTACAGAATTACTCCTTAACTGTTTCAGATGCGCAAGGTTGTTCAGTAAGTCAAAATTTTTCAGTTGGAACTAACGGTTCAGTGCCTTCGCAACCTGCTTCCTTCACCGCCTCTACATCATCGGTATGTGTTGGTCAAACGAATGTGACTTATACAGTTCCATCAGTGGCTGGCGTAACGTACACTTGGTCCTACTCCGGAACAGGCGCAAGCATTTCTGGAACCGGTAATTCCATCAGCATCGATTTTTCGCTTTCAGCGACTTCCGGTGACTTAACTGTTACCCCTTCGAATGCTTGCGGAAATGGAATTGCCCTACAAATGAGCATCACGGTAAGTAGTGGAATTAATTGGTACCTCGATGCCGATTTAGATGGCTATTATACCGGATCCCCAATAGCCTCTTGCAGTTCTCCGGGTAGCGGATATACTTCGGTATTGCCTCCAAATGGCAGCGGTGATTGTGACGATGCAAATATAAATGTGCATGCATTTCCTGCTGCAAGTACCATCTCGGCAAACGGACCCCTTACCTTTTGTGAAGGCGAAAGTGTTACCTTACTTGGAAATACTTCTGGTGGTGAATGGAATACAACAGAAACAAGTAATGCCATAAATGTAATTAGCAGCGGCACTTATTTTGTAATCAATAGCAATTCCTGTGGCAACACAAATTCAAATAGTATAGTCGTTACAGTAACACCTGCTAGCATCGCTCCGGTTGGCGTAACTGCTGCAAGTCCCTATAACTATGGTTTTGAGAATGCTACTCCCCCAGCTGTGTTTTGTGGCATGATTATCAGCAATGACAATTTCCCTGCTGATATCGAAAAATGGCATACTTCCACACAAGCGCCACACAGCGGCAACAATCACATGGCAATAAATGCTAATGCTGATGGTGTTAGCGCTAAGGAGGATTGGTTTTTCACTGCTCCGCTTACTTTATTGGCAGGTAAATCGTATCGAATTTCGTTTTGGTACAGAAGTACTAATGCTGCTAAACTCGAAAAATTGCAAGTATTTACCGGACTGTTAGCTGATGCAGCAAATATGCAAATTAATGCTCCGCTCTACAGTAAAAATAATATACAAAATACATCTTATAGTATTGACTCCTCAAGTGCTTTTATTCCATCTTTTAGCGGTACTTATTATTTTGGATTCCATGCGTTCAGCGCTGCCAATCAAGCTAATTTATTTGTTGATGACATTCAAGTTAAAGAAGTATCCACGACCAACTTAAATCCAATTTATTGCACCACTATACCAAGTTTGTACAGTCAAATTTTTGTTCAACCGGTGCCGGGTGCATCCAATTACCGCTTTAAAATTGTTGGCTCTGGCGCGCAAGCCAGTTATAATTATGAACATTACCGCAACAATGCAAATCCTGATTATCGCCTTAAATGGGCTCCCGGCGTGATTTATGGCTATACTTATGACGTTTCTGTAGCATACTTTAAAAATGGTGTTTGGAGTCCCTACGGCGCCTCATGTCCGGTTTCATTGGGCGCTTTCCCAACAATTAAATTGCGTAATAATCCGCTCACCCCGGGGCAATGCAATTACACCATTTCCGACTTAAACGCTCAATTGTTTACCGATTCACTATCAGGTGCAAATGATTATATGTATAAAATAGTAGAAAACAATTCAGGCAATTCCTACAATTATGATCACACTTGGCAGCGCTATAGCGGAAACCTCGATTACCGTTTGGTGTGGGCTTATCAGACATCACCATTAATTGATCGGGTTAGATTTGGCTATAAGTACGATGTGCAAACACGCGCACTTGTTGGGAAAACAAACGCTGCTTTTGGAAATCGTCCAGGCGAATGGGGCAATTATGGTGCTACTTGTGAATTAGATTTAAGCACAAACTCGCCAACTACTTCGCTAAGCAATTGTAACATCCTATTGTCATCGCTCAACCAACAAATTTTCACAACCCCTGTTAACGGTGCAACCAATTATGAGTATGAATTTACGGCGCCCGGGTACACAGCTGTTGTTTACCGTGGCAATGGGAATACCGATTTTCGCTTGATATGGATACCTACAAGTCCTGCAGTGCCCGGAGGTCCTCGCTATGCCACTACTTATAGTGTGCGGGTTAAACCTTATGTTGGGGGTGTATGGCTTAATTATGGAGCAGCTTGCACAGTAACTACACCGGCAGCACCAAGCACTACTATTTTGGGAATATGTGGTACAACTCTATCTTCGGGTCAATTCAGCAGCACAATCAGCTGTACTGCCGTTCCGGGCGCTAGTATGTATTCTTATCGCATTACAAATGTTGGTGGAGTAGCTTATTCAAAAGTGTTTTACAACTTTAATCCAAACAACACTTTCAGCTTAGCGCGAACATTAGCTTGCTGTGGACAACAAAACCTCTTGCCAAATGCAACTTACACTATCGAAGTGGCTTATTATGCCGGTGTATGGAGCGCTTACGGTCCTGCGTGTACATTCACCACAGGGACTACTGTTCCGCGCTATTCTCCCTTTGAATCAAACAGTGTAACGATAGATGAAAACTCTTTTAATCTTTCTATTTATCCCAATCCTTCTTTGGCTAGTGAAGGTATTTCAATCGAATTAAATAGCACTAATTTTAAAAACCAAGAAGCTGAACTTGTTATTTATAGTGCAATGGGTAAAAAGGTTTATAACAATAGCTTTATGATTACCGAAGGGTCGAGCTTTGCTTATCAGCCTAACATCCGCTTGGCAGCCGGTGTTTATATGGCAGAAGTGCATATTCTGGAATCCGTGCACTATCAAAAATTTGTAGTGAAGTAA
- a CDS encoding radical SAM protein, protein MIRYTAYKKYLYYLNHFSTPKKLLNILENRREYKSGKARLKSYPYKYTFDPGNVCNLRCPGCHTGIKHAEMVKPAFMKLNDFKHMFDQVKDRAISIALYNWGEPFLNKEIFDIIAYANEQKVGTTLHSNFNHFNESMAEEAVKSGLTHLYLSIDGASQEVYSKYRVKGNIDTVTNNLQLMVDAKRKGKSSLPFVTWKFLKFPHNEFELETAKAKATEIGVSNFEVFDANLKLMDIYDEAENYRKDPALLDGLTSNCKSLWASIYVGADGTVFPCSLAFRPSESFGNLLSSDFKTIWNNEKYVTSRSMFSDQSKLDNVPLPCKGCKYFLKCSAPSKQLQEILVV, encoded by the coding sequence ATGATACGATACACAGCCTACAAGAAATATTTATACTATTTGAATCATTTTTCAACTCCTAAAAAGTTATTAAATATACTTGAAAATAGAAGAGAATACAAAAGCGGAAAAGCTCGTTTAAAGAGTTATCCTTACAAGTATACCTTCGACCCTGGTAACGTTTGTAATTTGCGCTGTCCGGGTTGTCACACCGGTATTAAGCATGCAGAAATGGTAAAGCCGGCCTTTATGAAATTGAACGATTTTAAACACATGTTTGATCAAGTAAAGGATCGTGCAATAAGCATTGCGCTTTACAACTGGGGTGAACCTTTTTTAAACAAGGAAATTTTCGACATTATTGCCTATGCCAATGAGCAAAAAGTGGGAACCACTTTGCATTCCAACTTTAATCATTTTAATGAAAGTATGGCGGAGGAAGCTGTGAAATCGGGACTTACGCACTTGTATTTATCAATTGATGGAGCGAGTCAGGAGGTGTATTCGAAATATAGAGTGAAAGGAAATATAGATACCGTAACAAATAATCTGCAGTTAATGGTGGATGCTAAACGAAAAGGTAAAAGTTCGCTTCCCTTTGTCACCTGGAAATTTTTAAAATTTCCACACAATGAATTTGAATTGGAAACTGCAAAAGCAAAAGCAACCGAAATTGGGGTGAGCAACTTCGAGGTTTTTGATGCGAATTTAAAGTTGATGGATATATATGATGAAGCGGAAAATTACAGAAAGGATCCAGCGTTACTTGATGGCTTAACCAGCAATTGCAAAAGTTTATGGGCAAGTATTTATGTAGGTGCGGATGGAACAGTATTTCCTTGTTCCCTTGCTTTTCGACCAAGTGAATCATTTGGGAACTTATTATCTTCGGATTTTAAAACGATATGGAATAATGAAAAATACGTGACCTCCAGATCTATGTTTTCAGATCAATCAAAATTAGATAATGTACCTTTGCCTTGTAAAGGTTGCAAGTATTTTTTAAAGTGCAGTGCACCTTCAAAACAATTGCAAGAAATACTTGTTGTGTAA